A single region of the Syngnathoides biaculeatus isolate LvHL_M chromosome 17, ASM1980259v1, whole genome shotgun sequence genome encodes:
- the enoph1 gene encoding enolase-phosphatase E1, with translation MATVVIPAATTALLLDIEGTTTPITFVKDILFPYIREHLEDYLSAHWEEDECKQDVHLLKKQIEEDMRQNRACPVHAVDQTVHTDEEKAIREVVDDVLWQMAADRKSTALKRLQGHMWRAAYASGTIKGELYQDVTPSIRRWRGQGLKVFIYSSGSVEAQKLLFTHSVEGDVLDLFDGHFDTAVGAKVDAKSYERIAERIGCAPEEIVFLTDVTREAKAAEDAGVNAVVVARPGNAELTEEEAAHYRVITSFGQLEVTGRA, from the exons atggccACTGTGGTGATTCCTGCCGCTACTACTGCGCTTTTACTGGACATCGAAGGCACAACCACTCCGATCACCTTTGTAAAG GATATTCTTTTTCCATACATACGTGAGCATCTCGAAGACTACCTGTCGGCTCACTGGGAGGAAGATGAGTGCAAACAAGACGTCCATCTTCTTAAAAAACAG ATCGAAGAGGACATGAGGCAGAACCGGGCGTGTCCCGTCCACGCCGTGGACCAGACGGTGCACACGGACGAGGAGAAGGCCATCCGGGAGGTGGTGGACGACGTGCTGTGGCAGATGGCCGCCGACCGAAAGTCCACGGCGCTCAAGCGGCTGCAGGGTCACATGTGGCGAGCGGCGTACGCCTCGGGCACAATCAAAGGCGA GCTCTACCAGGACGTGACGCCATCCATCCGAAGGTGGCGAGGGCAAGGTCTCAAGGTCTTCATCTACTCGTCGGGCAGCGTGGAGGCCCAGAAACTCCTCTTCACACACTCCGTCGAGGGCGACGTTTTAGAC TTATTCGACGGCCACTTCGACACAGCCGTCGGTGCCAAAGTGGACGCAAAAAGCTACGAAAGGATCGCCGAGAGGATCGGTTGCGCGCCGGAGGAAATTGTCTTCCTGACGGACGTCACGCGAG AGGCCAAAGCGGCGGAGGACGCCGGCGTCAACGCGGTGGTGGTGGCGCGGCCGGGCAACGCCGAGCTGACGGAAGAGGAAGCGGCGCACTACCGCGTCATCACGTCCTTCGGCCAGCTGGAAGTGACGGGCAGAGCTTAA
- the LOC133515288 gene encoding heterogeneous nuclear ribonucleoprotein D0-like yields the protein MSDDCEFSEDVGIMRMEEDGVAYNDDPMTAAASADGGLAGDEAEGAKIDASKNEEDEGKMFVGGLSWDTTKKDLRDYFSKFGEVIDCNLKLDPMTGRSRGFGFVLFKDVASVDKVTAQKDHNLNGKVIDPKKAKAMKSKEPVKKIFVGGLSPDTPESKVREYFGTFGEVEAVELPMESKTNRRRGFCFITFKEEEPVKTIMEKKYHNVGLSKCEVKVAMSKEQYQHQQYWGGRGGYSLRSRGRGGGAAPSWNRGYGNYWNQGYSNYSGYGNQGYGGYGGYSGYDYSGYSNYYGYGGDSTEPAAYGKTPRRPVHSTSYRPY from the exons ATGTCGGACGACTGCGAGTTCAGCGAAGACGTGGGCATCATGAGGATGGAGGAGGACGGGGTGGCGTACAACGACGACCCCATGACGGCCGCGGCGTCGGCCGACGGCGGCCTGGCTGGGGACGAGGCCGAGGGAGCGAAAATCGATGCCAGTAAAAATGAGGAGGATGAAGG GAAGATGTTTGTCGGCGGTCTCAGCTGGGACACGACCAAGAAGGACCTGAGAGACTACTTCTCCAAGTTCGGCGAGGTCATCGACTGCAACCTGAAACTGGACCCCATGACCGGCCGCTCCCGGGGTTTCGGCTTCGTGCTCTTCAAGGACGTGGCGAGCGTCGACAAG GTAACCGCGCAGAAGGATCATAATCTCAACGGGAAGGTGATCGACCCCAAAAAAGCCAAGGCCATGAAGAGCAAGGAGCCGGTCAAAAAGATCTTCGTAGGCGGCCTCTCTCCGGACACTCCTGAGTCCAAAGTGCGAGAATACTTTGGCACTTTTGGAGAG GTAGAGGCCGTGGAGCTTCCCATGGAGAGCAAGACCAACAGGAGGAGAGGCTTCTGCTTCATCACGTTCAAAGAGGAGGAACCCGTCAAGACCATCATGGAGAAGAAGTACCACAATGTCGGCCTCAGCAAG TGTGAAGTGAAGGTGGCCATGTCCAAGGAGCAGTACCAGCACCAGCAGTACTGGGGAGGCAGAGGCGGGTACTCGCTCAGGTCTCGAGGACGAGGAGGCG GTGCGGCCCCAAGTTGGAACCGGGGTTACGGCAACTACTGGAACCAGGGCTACAGCAACTACAGCGGCTACGGCAATCAAGGCTACGGCGGCTACGGCGGCTACAGCGGCTACGATTACTCCGGTTACAGCAACTATTACGGATACGGTGGCGACAGTA CCGAGCCGGCCGCTTACGGCAAGACGCCGCGCCGCCCCGTTCACAGCACCAGTTACCGACCGTACTGA
- the si:ch73-234b20.5 gene encoding vesicle-associated membrane protein 8: MAEQSAPSSGSASKLEHVQGQVNEVKVILKDNIDKVLERGDRLDDLIGKTGDLQASADSFQRTSTRVARKYWWKNIKMLIIIGVIVSVVLILIILAATKVI, encoded by the exons ATG GCAGAGCAGAGCGCCCCGTCGTCCGGCTCCGCCTCCAAGCTGGAGCACGTCCAGGGTCAAGTGAACGAGGTGAAGGTCATTCTCAAGGACAACATCGACAAGGTGCTGGAGCGAGGAGACCGCCTGGACGACCTGATCGGCAAGACCGGAGACCTGCAGGCGTCG gccgACTCGTTCCAAAGGACCTCCACGCGGGTGGCCAGGAAGTACTGgtggaaaaacatcaaaatgcTCATCATCATCGGCGTGATCGTGTCGGtcgtcctcatcctcatcatcctcgcCGCGACCAAAGTCATTTAA